AGCAGGTAAACTACTGTCTGAAATCACAGGATCTTTGCCCAACAAGCCAGTTGATTTCCGCATCGACGGATCAAAAGCGTTTGTCACATGTGGTTCTTCCCGCTTCGAGCTTCCTTTGATCCCGCTTGATGATTACCCAATGCTGCCCAAGCTTCCAGCTGGTACTGGCTCCATCAACGCAAAGCTGTTTACCGAAGCAGTCTCCCAGGTAGCTTCAGCTGCAGGTAAAGATGATTCCTTGCCCATGCTCACCGGTGTCAACATGGAAATCGTAGGCAATCAGATCAACCTTGCCGCTACAGACCGTTTCCGTTTGGCCTTGCGCACCTTTGAGTGGGAAGCCAATGACCCAGAACTCAACGTGAAACTGCTAATTCCTGCACGTACATTGCTAGATAATGCACGATCCTTGGATACTGGTTTGAACGATTCCATCGATATCGCCGTGGGAACTGGCGATCAGGTTGGCCGCGAAGGACTATTCGGTGTGCACACCGATAACCGCGAAACCACCACTCGTCTTCTTGATGCAGATTTCCCCAACATCGCACCACTGCTTCCCAAAGAGCACACTGCCATTGCCTCGGTAGAAATCGCACCACTAGTCGATGCCATTCGCCGTGTGTCCCTCGTTGCAGAACGCAATGCTCAGATTGTTTTACATTTCAGTGAAGGCCAGGTCATCTTGACCGCCGGTGCTACTGAGGCCGGACATGCTGAAGAAACCTTGCCGTGTGCATTCACAGGTAAAGAACTCACCATCGCCTTTAACCCCGGTTATTTGAAAGATGGACTTTCTGTCGTACCAACCTCACGTGCAGTGTTTGGATTTACTGAGCCATCACGGCCAGCAATTATGATTCCAGAACCTGAAGAACTTCCATCAGCTAATGAAAATGGGATTTTCCAAACCCCGGATACTTACTTCACCTACTTGCTGATGCCAGTGCGCCTGCCAGGCTAAACACCACAATCATCACTTTCGCGCCTGCCTTTGAAACTCCTAGAATGACAAAGACAGGCGCGTTATCCAATCTCATTCCAATCTCATAACTTTTAAGGAGGTCAGAAGATATGCATATCCGTTCTTTGGAATTACGCGATTATCGTTCCTGGCCTGAACTCAAAGTAGATTTGGAACCTGGAATTACAGTATTTATCGGCCGCAACGGTTTTGGAAAAACCAACATTGTTGAAGCAATTGGTTACCTTGCACATTTGTCGTCTCACCGGGTGTCCTCGGATGCGCCCCTAGTGCGAGCACATGCAGCAAATGCACGAGTGTCGGCCGTAGCTGTTAATCAAGGCCGAGAACTGGCAGCTCATCTGCTGATCAAACCACATGCAGCAAACCAAGCAAGCCTTAACCGCACGAAGTTAAAAACCCCCAGGGAACTTCTCGGCGTGGTCAAAACCGTGCTGTTTGCGCCTGAAGATTTGGCATTAGTCAAAGGTGAGCCTGCTGAGCGCCGCCGATATTTAGATGACATTATCGCTACCCGCCAACCTCGAATGGCAGGTGTCAAAGCGGATTATGACAAGGTGCTGAAACAACGAAACGCCCTGCTTAAAACCGCAACCATTGCACTTCGTCGTGGATATGGCACGGAGGAAGGTGCAGCTGCTTTAAGCACATTGGACACGTGGGATGGGCAGTTAGCGCGCTTGGGTGCAGAAGTGATGGCAGCCCGGTTTGCGCTGCTTAATCAGCTGGGCTCGAAAATTTTCGATGCCTATGCCACGATCGCACCTGAATCTAGGCCGGCAGCGGTAAATTACAAAACCACCATCGATGCCGGATTGGCCCAGTATCCGGAATTTGATGCTGGAATCATCGAGGCCACATTGCTCACGGAGTTAGCGGCAAAACGGCAACGAGAAATTGAACGAGGCTCAAGTCTGGTCGGCCCACATCGCGATGACCTGGAATTATTGCTAGGTGATCAGCCAGCCAAAGGTTTTGCCAGCCACGGGGAAACCTGGTCTTTTGCCCTGTCTCTAAGAATCGCAGAGTTTAACCTTCTGCGTTCCGATGGCACTGATCCCATTCTCATTTTGGATGATGTGTTTTCCGAACTCGATGCCGGACGCCGAGAAAAACTTGTCAGCATCGCCCAAGGCGTTGAACAGGTACTGATCACTGCCGCGGTCCACGATGATCTGCCGGAAAATCTCAAAAATGTGCTCGCCGCACAGCATACCGTCACCGTTCAAGACTCCGATACCGGCCGTATTTCACTACTGGATTCGACACCATGACTGATCCCATTGAGCAGGCATTTGAACGCATCCGCGCTGAAGCCATGCGTCGAAATGGATCCGTTCCAGACCTCAAAAAGAATGATGCTTTTCGACGCCCCCCAGCGCCGAAGGGAGGCGTCGACAAGCGAAAAAAGGGCCGTCCCAGCGGCCTAGACGGCCGCCAAAAACGCTATGTGCGGGGCGCGGAATCGCTTGGATCTGTGCTGAATAAGGAAATTCAGCGTCGTGGTTGGGGCAAAGATATTGCCGGTGGTTGGGTGACATCCAACTGGGAGGAGCTAGTTGGGGCGAAGATTGCGCAGCATACGCGCGTAGAAATGATCAAAGATAAAAAACTGTTTATTACTTGTGATTCCACTGCGTGGGCGACGAATCTCCGCATGATGCAACGGCAGATTTTGCAGGTCATCGCCGAAAAAGTCGGGCCGAACATCATTACCGAGCTGCGTATTTTTGGACCGAAAGTACCGAGCTGGCGCAAAGGGCCTTTGCACGTCAAAGGACGGGGTCCGAGAGACACTTACGGATAGTTTGGTGAAGAAAATCGTCGAATTGGGGCCTATTTTGCCGTTTCTCGCGTTGTGTGCGGTGCTAGGTGGGGCCCTAAGCGTGTAAGATGAAAAGGTCTGTATCGGATAAGTAGCGAGGAGTGTTCGTTAAAAGTGGCAAACACTGAACACAATTATGACGCTTCATCGATCACCATCCTTGAAGGTCTTGAGGCGGTACGTAAACGCCCAGGCATGTACATCGGTTCAACTGGACCGCGTGGACTGCATCACCTGATTTGGGAAGTCGTTGATAACTCGGTGGATGAGGCCATGGCTGGCCACGCCACTAAAGTTGAAGTGACCCTTCTAGAGGATGGCGGCGTACAAGTAGTCGATGACGGTCGAGGTATTCCCGTCGATATGCACCCATCCGGTGCGCCAACCGTCCAGGTTGTTATGACCCAGCTGCACGCCGGCGGTAAGTTCGACTCCGATTCTTACGCAGTGTCTGGTGGACTTCACGGTGTGGGTATTTCTGTGGTGAATGCGCTGTCCACCCGCGTGGAAGCTGACATCAAGCTGCACGGCAAGCACTGGTACCAAAACTTCCAAAATTCCGTTCCCGATGATCTCATCGAAGGCGGCAACGCCCGCGGAACCGGAACCACCATCCGTTTTTGGCCAGATGCTGAGATCTTCGAAACCACTGAGTTTGATTTCGAAACCATCTCACGTCGCCTGCAAGAAATGGCATTCTTGAACAAGGGTCTCACCATAACCCTGACCGACAACCGTGCCACGGATGAAGAACTAGAACTAGAAGCACTCGCTGAGCAGGGCGAAACCGCAACCGAGCTGTCACTTGATGAGATCGACAATGAAACCGAACTCGTCGAAGAAACCACGGATGCACCAAAAAAGCCTAAAAAGCGTGAAAAGAAGAAAGTCTTCCACTACCCAGACGGACTTCAGGACTACGTAAAATTCCTCAACCGCAGCAAGACTGGCATCCACCCATCCATCGTGTCATTCGAAGCAAAAGGCGAAGACCACGAAGTTGAAGTGGCTATGCAGTGGAACTCTTCCTACAAGGAATCAGTTCACACCTTTGCCAACACCATCAACACCCGCGAAGGCGGTACCCATGAGGAAGGTTTCCGTTCTGCGCTGACCTCCCTGATGAACCGCTACGCTCGTGAGCACAAACTTCTGAAAGAAAAAGAAGCCAACCTCACTGGTGATGACTGCCGCGAAGGCCTGTCCGCTGTTATTTCCGTTCGTGTTGGCGACCCACAGTTTGAAGGCCAGACCAAAACCAAACTGGGCAACACCGAAATCAAGTCATTTGTGCAAAAAATGACCAACGAGCACGTTGGACACTGGCTGGAAGCAAACCCTGCTGAAGCCAAAGTGATCATCAACAAAGCTGTTGGTTCTGCGCAAGCCCGCTTGGCTGCACGAAAAGCCCGTGACCTGGTTCGACGTAAGTCCGCCACTGACCTCGGTGGCCTTCCAGGTAAGCTTGCCGACTGCCGATCCAAAGACCCAGAAAAGTCCGAGCTCTACATCGTGGAGGGTGACTCCGCAGGTGGCTCCGCAAAATCTGGCCGTGACTCCATGTTCCAGGCGATCCTTCCGCTACGAGGCAAAATCCTCAACGTGGAAAAAGCCCGCCTAGACAAGGTACTGAAAAACGCCGAAGTTCAAGCGATCATCACAGCACTCGGTACCGGCATCCATGATGAATTCGACATCAAGAAGCTGCGCTACCACAAGATCGTGTTGATGGCCGACGCCGACGTTGACGGCCAGCACATCGCAACCCTGCTGCTCACCCTGCTCTTCCGCTTCATGCCAGAACTGGTTGCCCAAGGACACGTGTACTTGGCACAACCACCTCTGTACAAACTGAAGTGGCAGCGCGGTGAACCAGGATTTGCCTTCTCCGACGATGAACGTGACGAACAGCTTGCTGAAGGCCTGGCAAACGGACGCAAAATCAACAAAGATGACGGCATCCAGCGTTACAAGGGTCTCGGCGAGATGAACCCGAACGAGCTGTGGGAAACCACCATGGACCCAACCGTTCGTATTCTGCGCCGCGTAGACATCGCAGACGCACAGCGCGCTGATGAACTGTTCTCCATCTTGATGGGTGACGATGTTGTGGCTCGCCGCAGCTTTATCACCCGAAATGCCAAGGATGTCCGCTTCCTAGACGTCTAATCAGCATTCACATGTCCCGCCTTTGGAAAATCCAGGGGCGGTTTTGTGATTTCACCTTGGGGTCGGACACAGATACCCAACATTGGGGTTTCTGAGGGGCTTGAGCACCGTGATCTGACTCGAACCAAACATACGTGCCAAAGTTTCGGGATTTCGGGATTTCTTGTCACGTATGTTTGGTCTGGCGTGGGTGGTCGAAATTTTGGTGGCTGACCTCAAAAATCTTAAGGCTCCAGAATCGCTTTTAAGGGCTTTTCAAGGCCCCATCCATACCAATGCTTATCACAGATTTTCGACGCCTTAAAACACCCCTGAGCGTGTCGGTCACTAAAGTGCGATTCCTTAAGTTCGATACCGCACCTCCGATACCTCAAGCTCAATTTCTTAACACCGATTTCAGTCGTATTTCCACCCCAAACCGACTGGTATCGAATGTGCGAAATTGGGGATAAGGAATTGGAACGCGAACTCGAAAGGGTGAAATCGCAGTCAAGGTCTCGAAGTTAAAGGCGGCGGCAAACCTCAGTACACACCAGTGTTCATCCTGGAAGTTTGTGTGCCTTATGTGGCCCGGAATGTGGCCTGCAGAGAGCAAAAGCTGAAAACCTCCAACTTCACAGATACTCTTGGGCACGTGTTATCTACTGAACCCACCACCACTGCACATGTTCCACTGCCTGATGGATCGTCTACTCCAGTCCAGATTTGGGCGTCGGAAAATAAAGACGCCACGTTTGTGATGATGTGGCCAGGTTTTGGCATGGGTGGATATTATTATCGTCCGATTGCAGCTGCGTTAAATAATGCTGGTTACCACGTGGCTATTGGTGAGTTACGTGGTCAGGGTCAAAGTTCAGCGAAGGCTAGCCGAAAGAATCAGTGGGGATACCATGATTTGGCTTCCGTGGATTTCCCGCTTCAGATTGCTGCTGCGAAAACTGCACTTGGCTTGGCCCAAGATCATCCCATGAGGTTTTTGTCGCATTCGATGGGTGGGCAGATTTCTTGTCTTTTTGCAGCTCGTCCAGAGGCTGAAAAATACAATCTTCAAGCAATTTTCGGAGTGGGGGCTGGTTCGCCGTGGAGGCCTACGTTTAGTCCTAAAATGGGGAAGCGTTTGGGATTGGGGGCTGTGTTGCTCGGTGGCATTGGTGGGCATGTCATGGGATTTTGGCCAGGTAAAGTTTTAGGAAAAGACTTGGTGGGTTACGGCCGACAATCGGGAACTCACATGCGGGAATGGCGACTATTTCATAAACACAATTCTTTGGAAGATCTTTCCAAGCAGGATATTAACTATGTGGAAGCGATGAAGAATGTGAGCATCCCCATTACTTTTACTCGATGCCCTGATGATGAGGACTGTCCGCGAGCATCAATGGAGGCCTTGGCTAGTTTTGTTCCCGCTGCTCAGGTTACTTTTGAGGAAATTCCGGAGGAGCTTGGCCACAATAGGTGGGCTCGGCAGCCGGAGGCAACGCTCGAGCTTTTTCTACGCCAAATGTCTTAGTGGCCGATGGAACGGAGGTAGAGTTTGCGCCATTGTCTGACAAAAAATCCGATGAAAAAGGCTGCGAACACAGTACCTTCGCGCACACCTATGAGGGCACCCATGGTGATCCAGGACAAAATCGCTGCGCAGGAAACAAAGGTCCAGTCGACGATTTGTTTCATGGTGCCAAATTCCACTTTGGGAAATCTCGTCACCAATGCGGATACGATGCCTTCGCCGGCGATGAACGTGATGTTGGGGAGCACTTCTATAAAAACACCGATCGACATCAAGATGGTGGCCACGATGACCCAAATCCATGCCACAAAGTAATTATCGGTTTCTGCCCAGGTTGTTAAGAGAAGGCTGAAATCACAAAGAAAACCGAAGAGGAATGCCCACACAATCTGGATCAGCATGTGTGGTTTGAATTGTGACCGCAGCACAATCATCTGGCAAAGAATAAGAAAACCATTGAAGATAATGGTGGTCCATCCAAGTGATAAGCCAGTAGCAGCGGTCCAAACCACTGGTGGGGATGAAATTGTGGTGGTGCCAAGGCCTGCATGGACAGTAATGCCGATGGCGAAAGACATAATAAAGATCCCGACAAAAAACATCGCCCACCTAACAGGTAAGGAGAATCTTTGTGCGGGATCTAAAGGTTTCTGATTAGGGTTGCTCACCTAGTTATTGTGCGTGCTTTTCTATCAACTGGCCAATTTTTGGTAGTTCTTGTTCAATTACCTTGGCAGCTTTGCCACGTACGCCTTTGTACACCTTGTCTAGGCCGGGGACGTTGATGTTGTTTGCGTTGCGGTCAGCAACGTTCAAAATCGCATCAAGTGCGCTGGAGCTGTTGGCTTCTAGGTGTGCGCCGAAATCTGTAGCACCGCCATTAGCTTTGTAATCCTGCCACAGGCCATCTAGGGAATCAGCCATTTCTGGCAAAAGGCGCCTGGAGCCTTTGGTTACGATATCGGAATCTACTTTTGTTGCTGCAGCCATTGCGCCTTTGAGTGCGATGCCGGTGATTCCGGATTGCTTGCTCACGGTTTCTTCGATGAAGGCTGACATATCTTTTACTGCAGCGTCGAAGTTTGTGGAGACAAGTAAGTCCTTGAGTGAAGTCATGGTGCATATCTTAAGTGAAATGAGAAAAGACCGGCGCTTTACGCTTTAAAATCAAGCGGACGCTCGGCCATTCTCGTTGAAAAGTGTTGCAACCCTTCCTCCACAGAAACCGCAAACCACAACAGTCACTGCAATCACAACAATCACAAAGCTTACATTCCGTAACATTTGCCCCGCAACATGGGGCACCACAATACGTCTTAAGAATCTACAAATGCCAAAGGATCTTGACGGATGGGATGCAGTGCGACCTGGATAGCTGCAGTGCGCAGAATGTGGGCATCGGCGCGTTGAATTCTTAATTGACTGCCTGTGTTTGAGCGAAGCTGGGTCACCACGATGCGAAGTGTTTCTGGATCCAGAGTAAAAGCCTCGCCGGCAAACACTACTGCTTCGGGGTCAACCACATCGACGGCGGTGGTCACAGCATCGGCGAGGTTATGTGCGCGTTCGTTAAGAATCTCGCGCGCAATCGAGTTTGTGTGGGAGAGTTGGACTAAATCGGAGAATGATGAAGGTGAGAGGCCGCGTCGAAAAGCATCTTTTAAGGTATTTGTATTGCCGAACGCCGTCGGCGTGCGTCCGCTGTTGGGGCGGTGGACGGCGCCATTAAAGATCCAGGCGTGGGAGACCATTTCACGCGCATAGAAATACAGCGTGGACTGCGTGGCTTGTGTCAGGGAAGCGTTGATAATTTCCGATCCCGCCATCGCCGCAACACCCGAACCGATGGTGGCGGGGAAGGGGAGATGCGCCCCAATATCTACGTTTGACCAGCCATAATCTTCCGAAGTGACGGTTCCATCAGCGCTGAGATGAGCAGAAAGTGCCACGCCCACATTACGTGGCGCGGGCAAACCCAAACTTAGCGTTTCTAGTCTGCGTGCCA
Above is a genomic segment from Corynebacterium suranareeae containing:
- the dnaN gene encoding DNA polymerase III subunit beta, which translates into the protein MESQNVSFRVAREDLVTAVAWVARNLPTKPTQPVLRAMLITADDEGLELAGYDYDVSTRVRLSAEVSQPGRIAVAGKLLSEITGSLPNKPVDFRIDGSKAFVTCGSSRFELPLIPLDDYPMLPKLPAGTGSINAKLFTEAVSQVASAAGKDDSLPMLTGVNMEIVGNQINLAATDRFRLALRTFEWEANDPELNVKLLIPARTLLDNARSLDTGLNDSIDIAVGTGDQVGREGLFGVHTDNRETTTRLLDADFPNIAPLLPKEHTAIASVEIAPLVDAIRRVSLVAERNAQIVLHFSEGQVILTAGATEAGHAEETLPCAFTGKELTIAFNPGYLKDGLSVVPTSRAVFGFTEPSRPAIMIPEPEELPSANENGIFQTPDTYFTYLLMPVRLPG
- the recF gene encoding DNA replication/repair protein RecF (All proteins in this family for which functions are known are DNA-binding proteins that assist the filamentation of RecA onto DNA for the initiation of recombination or recombinational repair.), producing the protein MHIRSLELRDYRSWPELKVDLEPGITVFIGRNGFGKTNIVEAIGYLAHLSSHRVSSDAPLVRAHAANARVSAVAVNQGRELAAHLLIKPHAANQASLNRTKLKTPRELLGVVKTVLFAPEDLALVKGEPAERRRYLDDIIATRQPRMAGVKADYDKVLKQRNALLKTATIALRRGYGTEEGAAALSTLDTWDGQLARLGAEVMAARFALLNQLGSKIFDAYATIAPESRPAAVNYKTTIDAGLAQYPEFDAGIIEATLLTELAAKRQREIERGSSLVGPHRDDLELLLGDQPAKGFASHGETWSFALSLRIAEFNLLRSDGTDPILILDDVFSELDAGRREKLVSIAQGVEQVLITAAVHDDLPENLKNVLAAQHTVTVQDSDTGRISLLDSTP
- a CDS encoding DUF721 domain-containing protein; this encodes MTDPIEQAFERIRAEAMRRNGSVPDLKKNDAFRRPPAPKGGVDKRKKGRPSGLDGRQKRYVRGAESLGSVLNKEIQRRGWGKDIAGGWVTSNWEELVGAKIAQHTRVEMIKDKKLFITCDSTAWATNLRMMQRQILQVIAEKVGPNIITELRIFGPKVPSWRKGPLHVKGRGPRDTYG
- the gyrB gene encoding DNA topoisomerase (ATP-hydrolyzing) subunit B; its protein translation is MANTEHNYDASSITILEGLEAVRKRPGMYIGSTGPRGLHHLIWEVVDNSVDEAMAGHATKVEVTLLEDGGVQVVDDGRGIPVDMHPSGAPTVQVVMTQLHAGGKFDSDSYAVSGGLHGVGISVVNALSTRVEADIKLHGKHWYQNFQNSVPDDLIEGGNARGTGTTIRFWPDAEIFETTEFDFETISRRLQEMAFLNKGLTITLTDNRATDEELELEALAEQGETATELSLDEIDNETELVEETTDAPKKPKKREKKKVFHYPDGLQDYVKFLNRSKTGIHPSIVSFEAKGEDHEVEVAMQWNSSYKESVHTFANTINTREGGTHEEGFRSALTSLMNRYAREHKLLKEKEANLTGDDCREGLSAVISVRVGDPQFEGQTKTKLGNTEIKSFVQKMTNEHVGHWLEANPAEAKVIINKAVGSAQARLAARKARDLVRRKSATDLGGLPGKLADCRSKDPEKSELYIVEGDSAGGSAKSGRDSMFQAILPLRGKILNVEKARLDKVLKNAEVQAIITALGTGIHDEFDIKKLRYHKIVLMADADVDGQHIATLLLTLLFRFMPELVAQGHVYLAQPPLYKLKWQRGEPGFAFSDDERDEQLAEGLANGRKINKDDGIQRYKGLGEMNPNELWETTMDPTVRILRRVDIADAQRADELFSILMGDDVVARRSFITRNAKDVRFLDV
- a CDS encoding alpha/beta fold hydrolase — protein: MLSTEPTTTAHVPLPDGSSTPVQIWASENKDATFVMMWPGFGMGGYYYRPIAAALNNAGYHVAIGELRGQGQSSAKASRKNQWGYHDLASVDFPLQIAAAKTALGLAQDHPMRFLSHSMGGQISCLFAARPEAEKYNLQAIFGVGAGSPWRPTFSPKMGKRLGLGAVLLGGIGGHVMGFWPGKVLGKDLVGYGRQSGTHMREWRLFHKHNSLEDLSKQDINYVEAMKNVSIPITFTRCPDDEDCPRASMEALASFVPAAQVTFEEIPEELGHNRWARQPEATLELFLRQMS
- a CDS encoding YczE/YyaS/YitT family protein — protein: MSFAIGITVHAGLGTTTISSPPVVWTAATGLSLGWTTIIFNGFLILCQMIVLRSQFKPHMLIQIVWAFLFGFLCDFSLLLTTWAETDNYFVAWIWVIVATILMSIGVFIEVLPNITFIAGEGIVSALVTRFPKVEFGTMKQIVDWTFVSCAAILSWITMGALIGVREGTVFAAFFIGFFVRQWRKLYLRSIGH
- a CDS encoding DUF6918 family protein, translated to MTSLKDLLVSTNFDAAVKDMSAFIEETVSKQSGITGIALKGAMAAATKVDSDIVTKGSRRLLPEMADSLDGLWQDYKANGGATDFGAHLEANSSSALDAILNVADRNANNINVPGLDKVYKGVRGKAAKVIEQELPKIGQLIEKHAQ
- a CDS encoding ROK family transcriptional regulator yields the protein MLMLAQRLSPVHITAPHLPIARVFHQIRATDADRTSLQRDLNLSQAGVTRHVAALIDAGLVEETRVDAGVKSGRPRTKLGIDARHLTAWGAHIGLRSMDLTVCDLAGRVIRYERVNHEVAQSTAAETLNFVARRLETLSLGLPAPRNVGVALSAHLSADGTVTSEDYGWSNVDIGAHLPFPATIGSGVAAMAGSEIINASLTQATQSTLYFYAREMVSHAWIFNGAVHRPNSGRTPTAFGNTNTLKDAFRRGLSPSSFSDLVQLSHTNSIAREILNERAHNLADAVTTAVDVVDPEAVVFAGEAFTLDPETLRIVVTQLRSNTGSQLRIQRADAHILRTAAIQVALHPIRQDPLAFVDS